In the genome of Choristoneura fumiferana chromosome 21, NRCan_CFum_1, whole genome shotgun sequence, the window taagttagttcgatggatattttgaagttaaataaattttaatctgtaggtgcagggatcggcacaagagaattgtggcgagttctgtgttcacgtcctgctacatgcatagcgtatttaaagtgagagacaaacggagagattcacttacctactcagttcatttgttacctaaacttaataatcataataatttagttCCAAAAACATccttttacattgtccacttaactaagatactacttcctaaattggtaaaacctgtgatttagggttttggccatttctttgaggtatttaatagcttatacagtcgaagtcacaagcatgctcacaactaggtggtaggaccttgtgcaaggtccgcccggattgctaccaccatcttcctcgctaatcctgccgtgaagcagcagtgcttgcactgttgtgtttcggcgtggtgagtaagacagccggtgaaattactggcacgtgaggtatcccatcataggcctctaggttggcaacgcgtctgcaatacccctggcgttgcagatttttatgggcggtggtgatctcttactcatttgatcgtttgccatccagtcgaataaaaaaaaaaccacatccaaattcgtcatgcttataaatgtgcaccttattggcagtgttagagaggcatgtaaagatacacttttggaaagatgttcgtcaactagagggtacttctacttccacattctcatgtttagctctatagatctcatataggacagatttaagatcagtatcgtcagaaagttttagtaaaaataaaaacttcactttattatatgacatgtatttttttttcatacatacgttatctaatgggaatttttaccagtttgatctcggctttataaaaatttgcgttacgttttatggtaacgtcacgtatttttttttatgttatttctatgtcacattggttaaaattcgcggccttaccctaatgattttttcgaactgatctgatgctgaagccggaaggtaggcaacggaactctgttataaaacaacgaaactaagccgtgtttgggcttcatggaatcgttgtgagatgttctttggctacaaataactaaaaattgagaaataataaaaaaataacaaaaaagtaaaactgactccaaaaaaataacaaaaaatggaactgactacaaaacccttgaaaatatatttctagGTAGGGTTATTTCTAGTTCAAagttggtgactcagcacgacccagcaggatcgattgaaacccatagtatgtaggtaaggtagacgactattgttctattcctgctggctcgtgctgaggcaccgacttcgagctagaaGGTGCCTacctagaaatatatttttaagggttttgtagtcggttcaattttttttgttattttttttattattttggagtcggtttttcctttttttattattacacatcttcgcacatacacaaacattcgtattttcgcAAATTTGACGCTAGTATTGAAACAAATGTTACATCTTACAAAAGAAAATGCAAATTAAGAACAAACTTCAACGGTATAAGAAATGCGCCTGAAAAATCCACATTTATTGGCTTGTGAAGTTATCAAAATGATGACACGACAATTATTACTAGTTACGTGtattatattttcatattatgATATTACTTCGGCTAGTTATGCAGATGAATTCGATTCAATATTTGCAAACATTTCCGACGCCACTTTATCTGAAGATGGGAAGCTGAATTTTACACAACTGGCAACGAAATATGGTCATAGCGCTGATCAATACGACTTGACCACTGAAGATGGATACATTCTGACGCTATTCAACCTCCCGGGAAATGGACCTCCGGTGCTTCTGCTCCATGGCCTTGATGATATTTGTGACACGTTCATTATAAGGGGTAAAATTTCTCTTGCAATTACGTTAGCCGACGCCGGATATGACGTTTGGGTTGGAAACAGCAGAGGAAATAAATATGGACGACGCCACATCAACCTAGATCCTGACACAGACAAAGAGTTTTGGAATTTCAGTTTCCACGAGATCGGATACTACGACCTCGCTGCTACGATAGACTTTATTTGTGATAAAACTGGTGAAGACAGCATTGCTACGGTTGGTCATTCTCAGGGAACCGCTGCGCATTACGCTCTGACGTCAACAAGACCAGAATACAACGAAAAGATAAAAGTGACAATATCGTTGGCTCCGATTGCTTTTTTGAGCAATCTAGCCCCTCCTATATCTCTTATAACAGATGTGGGTCCTGCAATCTCTCTACTGTTCAAAAGTCTCGGTATGGAGGAAATTTTGCAAGATCGCAAGGCTTTGTCTAATATCATTACGTTGATCTGCAGTAAAGGGCTCATCAGTTATGCTTTTTGCGGTTACGGAGTAGTCTTCCCGGCTTTCGGATTTGATCCTAGTAATATCGAATCTGAATTTTTGAGAACCATATTCGGCCATTATCCGGCAGCAACTTCGAGGAAATCCTTGGTGCATTTCGATCAAGTATATCTACGCAAAAGATTCAGCCAGTACGATTATGGGACGATAAAGAATTTGGCTAAATACGGTTCGACAGCTCCTCCAGATTACGATTTGAGTGCCATTACAGCAAAAATGGCTTTGGTTGCTGGTAAAAATGATCAATTGTCAAAAGTTAAGGACGTAGAAAATCTAAGAGATAGATTGTCTAACGTTATACACTATGAAGTCTTAGAACCAAAGTTATGGTCGCATTTAGATTTCGTCTGGGCTAAAAGTCTACCTATATATTTATACCCAACCATGTTTAAAATCCTAAAAGAACATGCTTGAGCAAATATGTATATTGAAAATTAGTAGCTTATTAAAAGTAATAGTTCTAAAACGAGAATCACTTTCTCACCATTTTTAAACGTATCTTATATACTATGTTGaccataataaattaatactatCTGGAttctttttcacttttttttctgcCCTTTACTCGTATTAGctcgaccagatggcctagtggttagagaacctgactacgaagcttgaggtcccgggttcgattcccgtgtcggggcagatatttgtatgaaaaatacgaatgtttgttctcgggtcttgggtgtttaatatgtatttaagtatgtatctatctatataattatatttatccgttgcttagtacccataacacaagctttgctaagcttactttgggactaggtcaattggtgtgaattgtcccgtgatatttatatatttttttttatttttatttttttttattgtgtgcTTCAATCTTGGAAGTGGCTTTTTACTACTCTAGCATACTGGCTGACTAGATTTATATAAGTAAGCGGGACAACCATCATctaaatacctttaaacaagctattcttgtatatataaatatatcggcgatctcggaaacggctccaacgatttcgatgaaatttagtatgtaggggtGTTCAGGgataaaaaatcgatctagcttggtcttatctccgTTATCGAGTtgtagcccgagcaaagctcggtcgcccaagtacTTACTTTTAATGCTTCAAAAGAGCTCCTTCACAACAGTTTTTATTTGCTAGCACGTACTTactgatttttaaaatgaaacaaggttttttaaaattcataatgACTTTAATCATGTAGTATATTTTTCAATGTTCAATTAGAAGAAGTAAAAAGCAGGCTTGTGctgattatgattattaagcATAAATGTAAATGTCATAGTTTAGTTTCTCGCCCCTGTCACTTTTCATCCTGATATTAATGTAGTTGTAGCCCAAGCCTCCTTGAGTTACGTTGGCTGATGCGCCTGAGTGGGTCAAGTCGTATGCCATTACACCCTGCAAATAAATTCAATGTAAACATAACACCaacacaatgttttattttaagggcttcgttcaacagtggacgtcgtcCAGCTGATGATGAGGATTATACCTACTTCCATTACTGTTACTGTTCACTTTGTGCCGCATTTtgctcatttttagggttccggagccaaaatggcaaaaacggcacccttatagtttcgccatgtctgtctgtccgtccgcggctttgcttaggcactataaatgctagaaagctgtaattttgcaggaatatgtatgtaaactatgctgacaaaatactacaattaaaaattcagaaaaatatttctttagggtacctcccatagccgtaaagtgggggtgatttttttttctcatccgaccctatagtgtggggtatcgttgcataggtcttttaaaactattaggggtttgctaagatttttcgattcagcgatttgtttgcgtaatatccaactttaaagtgcaaatttacattaaaatcgagcgtcccccccccccctctaaaatctaaaccagtgggtggaaaaatttgaaacaattcaggatggtagtaatatcaaactttcaaggaaaactataacggttaagtttgcttgagaattattagtagttttagagtaaatagcagcctaaggtataaaatatacctaaactatggaagatttcgtataaaatacgaaattcttagaaaaaatatgacttatttttttcgtaatggctacggaaccctattttgggcgtgtccgacacggtcttggccggtttttattctcttctttcttcttttattaacgaacaaaaatacataatcaTGGTAACGTATGTAAagtcgaacaaatttaatcatgacccatggtggaaccttttaacaaTCAATTCGATTCAATTCTTgtaagtatagctccatcgatacatcgatgattccgccaatgtcgaggttggaaaagacactatcagtttatccgttgttcggtagatttaggggctgtttcaccagccattgattagtgtttactgacggttaaatatgatgccgtctccctctattcgaacaaaacaaatagagacggcatcacatttaaccgtcagttaacagtaataaatggatggtgaaacagccccttagtgtgcGGTATTTTAATAATCAGTTTTACTATAATTTCCTTGataaaagtatgagatgtcaacatgacattactagcacaaaggttccaccctgggtcttGACTCAATTTGTTCCACTGTACAGTCATGGATAATTCATGAGCCATTCATTACtgtcacttgaggtatcccatcttaggctttgtggttggcaacgcatctgcaatacccctggtgttgcagatgtttaggggcggtggtgatatcttaccatcaggagacccacttgctcgtttgccctccagtcgaataaaaaaaatggaaaattttCAAAGAAGAAGTCATtatgattttccttgttaattgatgcgatgtcactatgacgtttactgtgaaatggttccatggtggctcatgaaatAAGGTCCTTGAccataccatcagccaaatatgtggtctaccaccctaagttgataatcgttggcatgccataaaacaacaatgccaataatgtcaacttgaaagttcgactttagcgacacattcatttgataggaacttgtttaaaaattgatagaccacttatttggctgatggtacatatgtAGTTTGAACTACGACTCTCAAAAAAAAGGTCCTGGGTTAGAACCCAGGTCCACAGCTGTAAGCTTTGCAGAACTTTTGTGCGAAGATGCATTAGAAAAAAGTGCACGTTACTATGAAGGACAATTTCGTGAGATAACCCTCCCACTGGCAGACAGCTACAAAGAActtcaatccgcactggactcGCATGGAAAGTACAACCCAACCGaagtctcattctgagagaaagcctgtaccatcattatcatcatcatcatcatcatcatcatcacgtcggAAGACGTCCTCTGTTGAAAAAAGGCCTCctgcttagaacgccacaatgaatgacaacccgccacttgcatccaccagtagcccgcaactctcacgatgtcgttagtccacctggtgggaggcctgcgaacgcttcgtcttccggttcgtggtcgatCCGGTTCGTCCGGTTCTTCCAGCGATGTggtccgcccattgccactttagcTTCCTGTAAGTCCCTGCAGTGGTAAATTATTTGAGGAATACTTATAAAGTTCTTACTTGAATTGGGCGCGGAGTACCGTTATATAAAGAAGGCACAGAAACGTATACATTTTCAACTCGCTTCCTGAACACTTTTGAACTATACTCCGCATTTTTATGGTACACCATAGGTCTATTGACGTTGGTACCAAAAAACAAATGATTGCACTCTACCATAACTATGACACTTAACAAAAAGAGCCCGAAATACTTCATTTTAGATATAGACAGAATGTGCTTCGGGGAAAAAACGGAATTATAATGACCACAATCAGACAGACTTTTTAAATATCACCTTTGTATATTTGCACTTTACTGATAACGATGACATTTGGTATCCAAGAACTCgggtttattttaaacttactaTTATCAAAgactcaatattattattataaatgcgaaagtgtgtgtacttacgtgtttgtatgtttgcccgtctttcacgtcgtaaTGGAgcaacggattgacgtgatttttggcatagagataggtagtttatgggcccgagagtgatataggctactttttaccccggtAAAATACACTGTTCCcaaaggaacagcgcgcgataaccgaagcgaagccgcgggtaaaagctagtataatataatacaacaGTTCGTTTCTTGCGGAACTTTTTGCCACGCACGGTGAAAATTTGGAAACAAGCTTAAAGTGCCAGTATTTCCGGACCGTTACAACTAGGGGATCTTCAAAAAATGAGCCTACtcatttctcaaagggccggcaacgccct includes:
- the LOC141439961 gene encoding lipase 1-like, coding for MMTRQLLLVTCIIFSYYDITSASYADEFDSIFANISDATLSEDGKLNFTQLATKYGHSADQYDLTTEDGYILTLFNLPGNGPPVLLLHGLDDICDTFIIRGKISLAITLADAGYDVWVGNSRGNKYGRRHINLDPDTDKEFWNFSFHEIGYYDLAATIDFICDKTGEDSIATVGHSQGTAAHYALTSTRPEYNEKIKVTISLAPIAFLSNLAPPISLITDVGPAISLLFKSLGMEEILQDRKALSNIITLICSKGLISYAFCGYGVVFPAFGFDPSNIESEFLRTIFGHYPAATSRKSLVHFDQVYLRKRFSQYDYGTIKNLAKYGSTAPPDYDLSAITAKMALVAGKNDQLSKVKDVENLRDRLSNVIHYEVLEPKLWSHLDFVWAKSLPIYLYPTMFKILKEHA
- the LOC141439618 gene encoding uncharacterized protein — translated: MKYFGLFLLSVIVMVECNHLFFGTNVNRPMVYHKNAEYSSKVFRKRVENVYVSVPSLYNGTPRPIQGVMAYDLTHSGASANVTQGGLGYNYINIRMKSDRGEKLNYDIYIYA